One window of Corynebacterium accolens genomic DNA carries:
- a CDS encoding metal ABC transporter ATP-binding protein: MLVEFHEAAVDPLWSQLNLAVDRGEFIAVLGPNGVGKSTLLGTILGTRTLTSGRVDVNCRVGFIPQQRMFPADLPLRARDLVSLSVAHGVFRHRHPPRGRVDELLEEVGATGLRDRRVGQLSGGQQQLIRQAQALANDPDLILADEPLLSLDPARQNATVNKLDSLRRERGTSIIFVTHGINPVLGVTDKVLYIAPNGHTFGAVDEVMRSEVLSELYGSKVNVLNVDGRLIVV; encoded by the coding sequence GTGCTCGTTGAATTCCATGAGGCCGCAGTAGACCCGCTGTGGTCACAGCTTAACCTCGCCGTGGACCGCGGCGAGTTTATCGCCGTTTTAGGCCCCAATGGCGTGGGCAAGTCCACCCTGCTGGGCACCATCCTCGGCACCCGCACGCTCACCAGCGGCCGCGTCGACGTCAACTGCCGGGTCGGGTTCATCCCCCAGCAGCGCATGTTCCCCGCTGACCTTCCCCTGCGCGCCCGCGACTTGGTTTCGCTCTCCGTGGCGCACGGGGTATTCCGCCACCGGCACCCACCCCGTGGACGGGTGGACGAGCTGTTGGAAGAGGTAGGTGCCACGGGGCTGCGGGACCGGCGCGTCGGCCAGCTATCCGGCGGCCAGCAACAGCTCATCCGCCAGGCGCAAGCCCTGGCCAATGACCCGGACCTTATTCTTGCCGATGAGCCCCTCCTCTCCCTCGACCCCGCCCGGCAAAATGCCACGGTTAACAAGCTGGACTCGCTGCGCCGCGAGCGCGGGACCTCCATTATCTTTGTTACCCACGGCATCAACCCTGTGCTCGGGGTGACGGATAAGGTCCTCTACATCGCGCCCAATGGCCACACCTTCGGCGCGGTCGATGAGGTCATGCGCTCCGAGGTCCTTTCGGAACTGTACGGTTCCAAGGTCAATGTCTTAAACGTCGACGGGAGGCTCATCGTTGTCTAA
- a CDS encoding metal ABC transporter solute-binding protein, Zn/Mn family has translation MHVQLTTIASKRTLEGMHTSLRATTALLAASGLLFTAACSADSGSGSGSDSGEKKLSIVASTSIWADVAQAVADTASGVDIEVKPIVKGNDTDPHHFEPTAADIAKANDADMLVVNGGGYDAWIYQAVSDQDNIISALPLTDHGKLDEDPDVMTIDAAKATAKDDPDKVTNIEGNEHIWYDPAALEEVAGSIADQINEEYSDAGATTEKIDSHVDQLRDKLKQLPDGLNYAQTEPIADYLMKYTDTKDVTPEGFRKATISEGEPATADVAAFIKAIDDGEVDLLIFNPQTETDTASRIKSAAEDNDVDIVEIGETPPDGKKFWEYYDEVTSKLGKH, from the coding sequence ATGCATGTTCAATTGACAACGATTGCCAGCAAACGCACACTGGAGGGTATGCACACGTCACTACGCGCAACAACAGCCCTACTCGCAGCAAGTGGCCTCCTTTTCACCGCCGCGTGCTCCGCAGATTCTGGATCTGGCTCCGGATCCGACTCCGGCGAAAAGAAGCTTTCCATCGTCGCCTCCACCTCCATCTGGGCCGATGTTGCCCAGGCCGTGGCCGATACCGCCTCCGGCGTCGACATCGAGGTAAAGCCCATCGTGAAAGGCAACGACACCGACCCCCACCACTTCGAACCCACCGCGGCCGATATAGCCAAGGCCAACGACGCCGACATGCTCGTGGTCAACGGCGGCGGCTACGATGCCTGGATTTACCAGGCCGTTTCTGATCAAGACAACATCATCTCCGCTCTGCCGCTGACGGACCACGGCAAGCTGGACGAGGACCCCGATGTCATGACCATCGATGCCGCGAAGGCCACCGCCAAGGATGATCCGGACAAGGTCACCAATATCGAAGGCAACGAGCACATCTGGTACGACCCCGCCGCTCTGGAAGAGGTCGCCGGATCCATCGCGGACCAAATCAACGAGGAATACTCCGACGCCGGCGCCACCACCGAGAAGATCGACTCCCACGTGGACCAGCTACGCGATAAGCTCAAGCAGCTTCCTGATGGCCTGAATTACGCCCAAACCGAGCCCATCGCCGATTACCTCATGAAGTACACCGACACCAAGGACGTCACTCCCGAGGGCTTCCGCAAGGCCACCATCTCCGAAGGCGAGCCCGCTACTGCCGATGTCGCCGCCTTCATCAAGGCCATTGACGATGGCGAGGTCGATCTCCTCATCTTCAACCCCCAGACCGAAACCGATACTGCAAGCCGCATCAAGTCCGCCGCAGAGGACAACGACGTCGATATCGTAGAAATCGGCGAGACCCCGCCAGACGGCAAGAAGTTCTGGGAATACTACGACGAAGTCACGAGCAAGCTGGGGAAGCACTAG